From a single Anaerolineales bacterium genomic region:
- a CDS encoding carbohydrate kinase family protein, protein MDILLTGSVAYDYLMTFPGHFKEQILPERLESISLSFLVESMSKQRGGIAPNIAYTMALLGKRPRVMATVGEDFGDYREWLEAKGVDTSLMKVVPGVFTASFFATTDKASAQIASFYPGAMAHSATQSLKELDPKPDLVIVSPSSPDAMMKFPAECRELDIPYLYDPSQQVLRLEGAELARDMEGANFLFCNDYEFGLISKKTGWSLDQMLEHVKVLVITRGKDGADLYSGGDTVHIPTVPEDEVVDPTGVGDAFRGGFLAGYSHGFDWKLCGEIGSLSAVYCLEQRGTQNHTYTREEFVKRFRRHFDDGGKLDVLLK, encoded by the coding sequence ATGGATATCCTACTTACCGGCTCTGTAGCCTACGACTACCTGATGACCTTCCCCGGTCATTTCAAGGAACAAATTCTCCCCGAACGCCTCGAGTCCATCAGCCTTTCCTTTCTGGTGGAGTCGATGTCCAAACAGCGCGGCGGCATCGCCCCCAACATCGCCTACACCATGGCATTGCTCGGCAAACGTCCGCGCGTGATGGCAACCGTCGGCGAGGACTTTGGCGACTATCGCGAATGGCTGGAAGCCAAGGGCGTGGATACATCCCTGATGAAGGTCGTCCCCGGCGTGTTCACCGCCTCGTTCTTCGCGACGACGGATAAAGCCTCCGCCCAGATCGCTTCGTTCTACCCGGGGGCGATGGCGCACTCCGCCACCCAATCCCTGAAAGAGTTGGATCCAAAACCCGATCTTGTCATCGTCTCTCCCAGTTCGCCCGATGCGATGATGAAATTCCCAGCCGAATGCCGCGAGCTGGATATTCCCTATCTGTATGATCCCAGCCAGCAGGTCCTGCGCCTTGAAGGCGCGGAACTTGCGCGCGACATGGAAGGCGCAAACTTCCTGTTCTGCAACGATTACGAATTCGGTTTGATCTCGAAGAAGACCGGCTGGAGCCTCGACCAGATGCTCGAACACGTCAAGGTGTTGGTCATCACGCGCGGCAAAGATGGCGCAGACCTGTACTCCGGCGGCGACACCGTCCACATCCCCACCGTGCCCGAAGATGAAGTGGTGGATCCCACCGGCGTGGGCGATGCCTTCCGCGGCGGGTTCCTTGCCGGTTACTCGCACGGCTTCGATTGGAAATTGTGCGGCGAGATCGGCTCGCTTTCCGCGGTATACTGCCTTGAACAGCGCGGCACGCAGAACCACACCTACACCCGCGAAGAATTTGTCAAACGCTTCCGCCGGCACTTCGATGACGGCGGCAAGTTGGATGTTTTATTGAAGTAA
- the ahcY gene encoding adenosylhomocysteinase: MSNYDIKDIQMAEGGRRRIDWAEREMPVLRSIRERFKKEKPLKGLRLSCCLHVTTETANLMITLQEGGADLVLTASNPLSTQDDVAAALVNQYEIPVFAIKGEDKVTYFKHIRAALEHMPHMTQDDGADLVSSLFFIEMGRFEKLEPSLAAWAKSLSEEERKQMLKNVIGGTEETTTGVIRLKAMEADGVLKFPVIAVNDALTKHLFDNRYGTGQSTVDGIIRATNVLLAGKTFVVAGYGWCGRGLASRARGMGAHVVVTEIDPMKALEAVMDGYQVMPMLDAAQLGDIFCTVTGDLNVLDKHHFEVMKDGALVANSGHFNVEINIPSLAAMSVGEPNLVRPFVEQYTTKDGRKINILGEGRLINLASAEGHPASVMDMSFANQALSAEYMAKNADKLEKKVYSVPTEIDNEIARLKLEAMGVKIDILTDEQLKYLSSWEEGT; encoded by the coding sequence ATGAGCAATTACGATATTAAAGATATTCAAATGGCAGAAGGCGGACGCCGCCGAATTGATTGGGCGGAGCGCGAAATGCCCGTACTGCGTTCCATCCGCGAGCGATTTAAGAAAGAGAAGCCGCTTAAGGGGCTGCGTTTATCCTGCTGTTTGCACGTGACCACTGAAACTGCGAACCTGATGATCACCCTGCAGGAAGGCGGCGCGGACCTTGTCCTGACTGCCTCGAACCCGCTCTCCACGCAGGATGATGTTGCGGCTGCATTGGTGAATCAATACGAAATCCCCGTCTTTGCGATCAAGGGTGAAGACAAGGTTACATACTTCAAGCACATCCGCGCTGCGCTGGAGCACATGCCCCACATGACACAGGACGACGGCGCAGACCTCGTTTCCTCCCTGTTCTTCATCGAGATGGGACGCTTTGAAAAGCTCGAACCATCCCTCGCTGCCTGGGCAAAAAGCCTGAGCGAAGAAGAACGCAAGCAGATGCTCAAGAACGTCATCGGCGGCACCGAAGAGACCACCACCGGCGTCATCCGCCTGAAGGCGATGGAAGCTGACGGCGTGTTGAAGTTCCCTGTCATTGCGGTCAACGATGCGCTCACCAAGCATCTCTTCGACAACCGCTACGGCACGGGTCAATCCACCGTAGACGGCATCATCCGCGCAACCAACGTCCTGCTGGCTGGCAAGACCTTTGTTGTGGCAGGTTACGGCTGGTGCGGACGCGGTCTCGCTTCGCGCGCGCGCGGCATGGGCGCACATGTCGTTGTCACCGAGATCGATCCGATGAAGGCGTTGGAAGCGGTCATGGATGGCTATCAGGTCATGCCGATGCTCGATGCGGCACAGCTTGGCGACATCTTCTGCACTGTGACCGGCGACTTGAACGTGCTCGACAAGCACCACTTCGAAGTGATGAAGGACGGCGCATTGGTTGCCAACTCCGGTCACTTTAATGTTGAGATCAACATTCCCTCGCTGGCTGCAATGAGCGTAGGCGAACCCAATCTCGTCCGCCCGTTCGTCGAGCAGTACACCACCAAGGATGGACGCAAGATCAACATCCTCGGCGAAGGCCGCTTGATCAACCTCGCCTCCGCCGAAGGGCATCCTGCTTCCGTTATGGATATGTCGTTCGCCAACCAGGCGTTGTCCGCGGAATACATGGCGAAGAACGCCGATAAACTGGAGAAGAAAGTCTACTCCGTGCCGACCGAGATCGACAACGAGATCGCGCGTCTCAAACTCGAAGCAATGGGTGTGAAGATCGACATCCTTACCGATGAGCAGTTGAAGTACCTGAGTTCCTGGGAAGAAGGAACCTAA
- a CDS encoding SH3 domain-containing protein, with product MYQRKFNLLLSLLLVAALSACNLPGGEDLTPTPDLALTVTALAQPQETATPSLPLDTATPEFTAAPESTPTPSVPTVTVSTNTNCRTGPSTQYDLIGGLNVGQSAEVVGKSTSTGYWIIRTPGGGTCWLWGQFATVSGNTANLPEYPTPPTPTPSLTPTATLTLTPSIPTPVNNPTFVKNCAQINPGPPPIYLYQGVLNWEDASNNEDGFNIYRNGALLTSVPANTTSFNLPPFGPFPMNVPIQYGVEAFNVTGKASITVAIMTCP from the coding sequence ATGTATCAAAGAAAATTCAATCTATTGCTATCCCTGCTGTTGGTTGCTGCGCTTTCCGCCTGCAACCTGCCCGGCGGTGAAGACCTGACCCCGACTCCAGACCTTGCGTTGACCGTTACCGCGCTGGCTCAGCCGCAGGAGACCGCAACGCCATCCCTGCCGCTGGATACCGCCACACCGGAGTTCACCGCCGCGCCGGAGTCCACGCCCACGCCGTCCGTCCCGACCGTAACGGTCAGCACGAACACGAACTGCCGCACGGGACCCAGCACCCAATACGACCTGATCGGCGGTTTGAACGTCGGGCAGAGCGCGGAAGTGGTCGGCAAGAGCACCTCCACCGGCTATTGGATCATCCGCACACCGGGCGGCGGCACCTGCTGGCTGTGGGGGCAGTTTGCGACCGTCAGCGGGAATACCGCCAACCTGCCGGAATACCCAACCCCGCCGACACCCACGCCATCGCTGACGCCGACAGCAACTCTCACGCTGACGCCGTCCATTCCTACGCCAGTCAATAACCCAACCTTTGTCAAGAACTGCGCCCAAATCAATCCAGGTCCGCCGCCGATCTACCTTTATCAGGGTGTTTTGAATTGGGAAGACGCATCCAACAACGAAGATGGGTTCAATATCTACCGAAATGGCGCTTTGCTGACAAGCGTTCCAGCAAATACCACTTCATTTAATCTTCCGCCGTTTGGTCCCTTCCCGATGAATGTGCCCATACAATACGGTGTAGAGGCATTCAATGTAACAGGCAAAGCGTCCATTACGGTCGCGATTATGACCTGTCCATAG
- the rsmA gene encoding 16S rRNA (adenine(1518)-N(6)/adenine(1519)-N(6))-dimethyltransferase RsmA, with product MNKPAIPPLNAAAVLKRYGLRADKRLGQNFLQDESALEKIAKTAEILEDDCVLEIGPGLGSLTRHLAVSARNVTAVELDPDLLSPLQAVLAPYPNVRVVHGDILKLSISELVDQPDYIVAANIPYNITSAIIRHFLESDPKPRRVVLTIQKEVAERICAQPGDLSLLALSVQVYGQPRIAAKIPAGAFHPAPKVDSAILRIDIHDEPRIPTGMLDTFFKLIKAGFSQKRKTLRNSLSSGLHISTAEAESLLASAGIDPMRRAETLSMDEWGAVCTAFER from the coding sequence ATGAACAAACCAGCCATCCCTCCGCTCAATGCCGCCGCCGTGCTCAAACGCTACGGTCTGCGCGCCGATAAACGCCTGGGTCAAAACTTTTTGCAGGATGAATCCGCGCTGGAGAAGATCGCTAAAACCGCTGAGATCCTGGAAGATGACTGTGTATTGGAGATCGGTCCCGGGCTCGGAAGTTTGACGCGCCATCTGGCTGTCTCTGCCCGCAATGTGACAGCGGTCGAACTGGACCCGGATCTGCTTTCCCCGCTTCAGGCAGTTCTCGCCCCGTATCCGAACGTGCGCGTGGTACACGGTGACATCCTGAAATTGTCCATCTCCGAACTCGTGGATCAGCCGGATTACATTGTCGCGGCGAACATCCCGTACAACATCACCTCTGCGATCATCCGCCATTTTCTCGAAAGCGATCCCAAGCCGCGCCGCGTTGTGCTGACCATCCAGAAGGAGGTGGCGGAACGCATCTGCGCCCAGCCCGGGGACTTGAGTCTGCTTGCGTTGAGCGTGCAGGTATACGGTCAGCCCCGAATCGCGGCGAAGATTCCCGCCGGAGCCTTTCATCCCGCCCCAAAAGTGGACTCCGCCATCTTGCGCATAGACATACACGATGAGCCGCGTATCCCAACCGGAATGCTGGATACCTTCTTCAAATTGATCAAAGCGGGCTTTTCTCAAAAACGCAAGACACTGCGGAACTCGCTCTCTTCGGGGCTTCACATCTCCACAGCGGAAGCCGAGTCCCTGCTTGCTTCCGCCGGCATTGACCCGATGCGCCGCGCCGAAACGCTGTCCATGGATGAGTGGGGAGCGGTCTGCACGGCGTTCGAACGATAG
- a CDS encoding LCP family protein translates to MTRPQKTIIAILSVIAVSMVVIIGINAAQTYRAFASQPLGPVLPAQTLPPTWTASPAPSPVGQVTLAPTISFATNTPAAKCGGPNVMNILVIGADTRGDNYTYGLADAIRILRVDFVTPKVTVLEFPRDLWVEIPHIADNLNGQDHEKLNQAFLYGQPGFKYWDDPSGGSGLLALTLNINFGIKIDHYVTVNMRTFVNIVNAVGGVELNIPDRQTARNTGLPIGFHTLDGDQTLKVVRNRSGGAFERTNNQNMVVCALQKKLTSPMVVTQIPKLIESFKDNIRTDFAPEQLGQLACLGTQMPLQNIAFASFPQDIFKQGRVFDPVFNKRIYVLEADFGVLRDYSARFQNGTWPSTISTTTSSEEESTVSICE, encoded by the coding sequence ATGACGCGCCCACAAAAAACCATCATTGCCATCTTGTCCGTCATCGCCGTGTCGATGGTGGTGATCATCGGCATTAACGCCGCGCAAACCTATCGCGCTTTTGCCAGTCAGCCGCTCGGACCAGTCCTGCCCGCACAGACTTTGCCGCCCACCTGGACAGCTTCACCCGCCCCATCCCCGGTCGGACAAGTCACACTTGCGCCGACCATTTCCTTCGCCACCAACACGCCCGCCGCCAAATGCGGCGGACCGAACGTGATGAACATTCTCGTCATCGGCGCGGATACGCGCGGCGACAACTACACCTATGGGCTGGCGGATGCCATCCGCATCCTGCGCGTGGATTTCGTGACTCCCAAGGTCACTGTACTGGAGTTTCCGCGCGACCTGTGGGTGGAAATTCCGCACATCGCCGACAACCTCAACGGGCAGGATCATGAAAAGCTCAATCAGGCATTCCTGTATGGTCAGCCCGGTTTCAAGTATTGGGACGATCCCAGCGGCGGCTCCGGTCTGCTTGCGCTGACGCTCAACATCAATTTCGGCATCAAGATCGACCATTACGTCACCGTCAACATGCGGACCTTCGTCAACATCGTCAACGCCGTCGGCGGTGTTGAACTCAACATCCCGGACCGGCAGACCGCAAGGAATACCGGACTGCCCATCGGGTTTCACACGCTGGACGGAGATCAAACCTTGAAGGTGGTGCGCAACCGCAGCGGCGGAGCCTTTGAGCGCACGAACAACCAGAACATGGTGGTATGCGCCCTGCAGAAAAAACTCACCAGCCCCATGGTGGTGACGCAGATCCCGAAATTGATCGAATCGTTCAAAGACAATATCCGCACCGATTTCGCGCCGGAACAGCTCGGTCAACTGGCGTGTCTCGGCACGCAAATGCCGCTTCAAAACATCGCGTTTGCCAGTTTCCCGCAGGATATTTTCAAGCAGGGGCGCGTTTTCGACCCGGTCTTCAATAAACGCATCTATGTCCTTGAAGCCGACTTCGGCGTCCTGCGTGACTACTCCGCGCGCTTCCAAAACGGCACATGGCCCTCGACCATCAGCACAACGACTTCCTCCGAAGAAGAAAGCACAGTCTCGATCTGCGAATGA
- a CDS encoding G5 domain-containing protein: MKHLQWLAFALFLTLAACQPVSKSITILDGENTINIHSSERVPLVILTQAGIAPSMDDRVFVNGIPHTLEDAITEGGAIQLQLRRAVTLTLVTSDGGQEIRTSALTVGEALTDAGLPLSIHDDIFPPPDSPILGPMTVSLTPARDLFVATGGEVIHIRSAAGTVGEALAQAGIPLVGLDTSRPAEHEAPPADGQIQVTRVTESIRVELEAIPFETETREAPDLPFGQDEIIQPGVEGVAMVRTRIRYENGTEASREVEQETMLSEPQTQIVGRGLKIVLSPVGGGSPHEYWYVTEMYATWYSPCNIGTGGCSYRTASGARAGFGIVAVDYSIYPQLAGLRVYIPGYGLATIGDTGGGPIIETALGVPRTKWIDLGYNDDNIGGLTGWVTVYFLAPAPPVIPSFLR; this comes from the coding sequence ATGAAACATCTTCAATGGCTGGCGTTCGCGCTGTTTCTTACACTAGCCGCGTGCCAGCCGGTCAGCAAATCCATCACCATCCTTGACGGTGAGAACACGATCAATATTCATTCCAGCGAGCGCGTACCATTGGTGATCCTGACGCAGGCTGGCATTGCGCCGAGCATGGATGACCGCGTTTTCGTCAATGGCATTCCGCACACGTTGGAGGATGCCATTACGGAGGGCGGAGCCATTCAACTGCAACTGCGCCGCGCGGTGACGCTCACGCTGGTTACATCGGATGGCGGGCAGGAAATCCGAACCTCCGCGTTGACGGTGGGGGAGGCACTGACCGACGCCGGGCTCCCGCTCAGCATCCATGACGACATCTTCCCGCCTCCTGACTCGCCGATCCTTGGTCCTATGACCGTGAGCTTGACTCCCGCCCGTGACCTGTTCGTCGCGACCGGCGGCGAGGTGATTCACATCCGCTCCGCCGCAGGGACGGTGGGGGAGGCGCTGGCACAGGCGGGGATTCCGCTCGTAGGGTTGGATACCAGCCGTCCTGCAGAGCATGAAGCGCCGCCCGCGGATGGTCAGATCCAGGTGACAAGAGTCACCGAATCCATCCGGGTCGAGTTGGAAGCCATCCCCTTCGAGACTGAAACCCGGGAAGCGCCCGACCTGCCGTTCGGACAGGACGAGATCATCCAGCCCGGCGTGGAGGGCGTGGCGATGGTGCGCACGCGCATCCGCTACGAGAATGGCACCGAGGCAAGTCGTGAAGTGGAACAGGAAACGATGTTGAGCGAACCGCAAACGCAAATCGTAGGACGCGGCTTGAAGATCGTGCTTTCGCCGGTCGGCGGCGGGTCTCCGCACGAATACTGGTATGTGACGGAAATGTACGCCACGTGGTATTCGCCCTGCAATATTGGCACGGGCGGATGTTCCTACCGCACAGCGAGCGGCGCGCGCGCCGGGTTTGGTATCGTGGCGGTGGATTATTCCATTTATCCGCAATTGGCGGGTTTGCGCGTGTACATTCCCGGCTATGGGCTTGCCACCATCGGCGATACCGGCGGCGGACCGATCATCGAAACCGCGCTGGGAGTCCCGCGCACCAAATGGATCGACCTCGGCTACAACGACGACAATATCGGCGGACTGACCGGCTGGGTGACGGTGTATTTCCTCGCGCCCGCCCCGCCTGTGATCCCGAGCTTCCTGCGATGA